A genomic region of Eucalyptus grandis isolate ANBG69807.140 chromosome 5, ASM1654582v1, whole genome shotgun sequence contains the following coding sequences:
- the LOC104443667 gene encoding O-fucosyltransferase 30, whose product MNHIAALADRSPTPWPRKRSGGAAAAPRSRSLLLCTASLLAVLAFFYFSYARVSTSLLRGSLEAEAEAAAPRPSRCEPRVRALGQRFLSYAPHSGFSNQLSEFKNAIVAAAVLNRTLVVPPVLDHHAVALGSCPKFRVLDGGEIRLAVWESAVELLRTGRYVSMADIIDISSLVSSSMIRTIDFRVFASIWCGVNIDLACNNGATGESPLFASLKQCGSFLSGFNGNVDECLYSVDEDCRSTVWTYQNGNDGELDSFQPNEQLKRKKKLTYVRRRRDVYKALGPGSQADSATLLAFGSLFTSAYKGSQLYFDIHEAPKDQRIQSIIEKIEFLPFVPQILSAGKEFALTTIKAHFVCAQLRLLDGQFKNHWKTTFLTLKEKVESLRQNGPLPIHIFVMTDLPEGNWSKTYLGDLAGDVDNFKLHFLQEEDELVIRTAKELANGGHGLRVGFVPNSFARMDKLKKQCTPRKLADVLLCIEEVICSCASLGFVGTAGSTIAESIESMRKHDVCSS is encoded by the exons ATGAACCACATCGCCGCCCTCGCCGATCGATCTCCGACCCCGTGGCCGAGGAAGAGATCCGGCGGCGCCGCCGCGGCCCCGCGATCTCGCTCCCTCCTCCTCTGCACGGCCTCCCTCCTCGCCGTCCTCGCCTTCTTCTACTTCTCCTACGCCCGCGTCTCCACCTCGCTCCTCCGCGGCTCGctcgaggcggaggcggaggcggcggcgccgCGTCCCTCGCGGTGCGAGCCCCGGGTCCGAGCCCTAGGGCAGCGGTTCCTGTCCTACGCGCCCCACAGCGGGTTCAGCAACCAGCTGTCCGAGTTCAAGAACGCGATCGTGGCGGCCGCGGTCCTCAACCGGACGCTGGTGGTCCCGCCGGTGCTGGACCACCACGCCGTCGCCCTCGGGAGCTGCCCGAAGTTCCGGGTCCTGGACGGAGGGGAGATCCGGCTCGCGGTCTGGGAGAGCGCGGTGGAGCTTCTGAGGACTGGGAG GTATGTTTCTATGGCTGACATCATCGACATTTCATCCTTAGTGTCTTCTTCAATGATCAGAACAATTGATTTCAGAGTTTTTGCATCGATATGGTGTGGGGTGAACATAGACTTGGCTTGCAACAATGGGGCCACTGGCGAGTCGCCTTTGTTTGCTAGCTTAAAGCAATGCGGGTCGTTTCTCTCTGGGTTTAATGGTAATGTAGATGAGTGTTTATATTCTGTGGATGAAGACTGTAGAAGCACGGTTTGGACATACCAAAATGGCAATGACGGAGAGTTAGACTCCTTTCAACCCAATGAACagttgaagagaaaaaagaagttaacATATGTTAGGAGGCGCCGTGATGTGTATAAGGCACTTGGACCTGGTTCTCAAGCTGATTCAGCTACTCTTCTGGCCTTTGGAAGCCTCTTCACGTCTGCATATAAGGGTTCGCAGCTTTACTTTGATATTCATGAAGCTCCAAAGGATCAGAGAATACAGTcaataattgagaaaattgaatttctccCCTTTGTCCCTCAAATTCTCAGTGCTGGGAAGGAATTTGCTCTGACAACCATTAAGGCCCATTTTGTTTGTGCGCAGCTGAGATTGTTGGATGGCCAATTCAAGAACCACTGGAAAACTACTTTCCTTAccttaaaagaaaaggttgagTCTTTGAGGCAGAATGGACCTCTGCCTATTCATATTTTTGTGATGACTGATCTTCCTGAAGGTAACTGGAGCAAGACTTACTTGGGAGATTTGGCTGGAGATGTTGACAATTTTAAGCTTCATTTTctgcaagaagaagatgagctaGTGATTCGAACAGCAAAGGAACTTGCGAATGGGGGGCATGGCCTGAGAGTTGGGTTTGTTCCAAATAGTTTTGCACGAATGGACAAACTCAAAAAGCAATGCACTCCTCGCAAATTAGCTGATGTCCTTCTGTGCATAGAGGAAGTGATTTGCAGCTGTGCTTCTCTAGGTTTTGTTGGGACAGCTGGATCGACTATTGCTGAGAGCATAGAGTCGATGAGAAAACACGATGTCTGTTCAAGTTAA
- the LOC104443669 gene encoding peroxisomal acyl-coenzyme A oxidase 1, with product MEGVGVDHLADERQKARFDVEEMKVVWAGSSHAVEVSDRMARLVASDPAFRKDNRTMLSRKDLFKNTLRKAAYAWRRIMELRLTEEEASRLRSFIDEPAYTDLHWGMFIPAIKGQGTEEQQQKWLPLAYKMQIIGCYAQTELGHGSNVQGLETTATFDPQTDEFIVDSPTLTSSKWWPGGLGKVSTHAIAYARLIVKGQDHGVHGFIVQLRSLDDHMPLPGITVGDIGMKFGSGAYNSMDNGLLRFDHVRIPRDQMLMRVLQVTREGKVVQSNVPRQLIYGTMVYVRQTIVADASCALSRAVCIATRYSAVRRQFGSQNGGPETQVIDYKTQQSRLFPLLASAYAFRFVGEWLKWLYTDVTQRLQANDFSTLPEAHACTAGLKSLTTSATADAIEECRKLCGGHGYLSSSGLPELFAVYIPACTYEGDNTVLLLQVARFLMKTVSQLGSGKQPVGSTAYMSRAEHLMQCRCSAQRVEDWLKPNVVLEAFEARALRMSVACAQNLGKFSNPEEGFAELSADLVEAATAHCQLIVVSKFIEKLQQDIPGKGVKQQLQTLCSVYALHLLHKHQGDFLSTGCVTPKQAALANEQLRSLYSQVRPNAIALVDAFNYTDHYLGSVLGRYDGNVYPKLYEEAWKDPLNDSVVPDGYHEYIRPVLKQQLRNARL from the exons ATGGAAGGCGTCGGCGTCGATCACCTGGCCGATGAGCGGCAGAAGGCGCGGTTCGACGTGGAGGAGATGAAGGTCGTCTGGGCCGGCTCTAGCCACGCCGTCGAGGTCTCCGATCGCATGGCCCGCCTCGTCGCCAGCGATCCG GCCTTTCGGAAGGACAACAGGACTATGCTGAGCAGGAAAGACCTATTCAAGAATACTCTCAGAAAAGCTGCCTATGCTTGGAGGCGCATTATGGAGCTTCGACTTACTG AGGAAGAGGCGTCAAGGTTGAGGTCCTTTATTGATGAACCTGCTTATACAGATCTTCACTGG GGAATGTTCATCCCTGCTATTAAAGGACAAGGAACTGAGGAGCAGCAACAGAAGTGGTTGCCGTTGGCATATAAGATGCAAATAATTGGATGCTATGCACAGACTGAACTTGGTCATGGCTCAAATGTCCAAGGTCTCGAAACTACTGCTACGTTTGATCCCCAGACGGATGAGTTCATCGTTGATAGTCCCACGCTAACTTCTAGCAAG TGGTGGCCTGGTGGACTTGGTAAAGTTTCCACACATGCTATTGCATATGCACGACTTATCGTTAAGGGTCAGGACCATGGAGTGCATG GTTTCATTGTCCAGCTTCGGAGCTTGGATGACCATATGCCTCTTCCTGGCATAACTGTTGGTGATATTGGCATGAAATTTGGGAGCGGAGCTTATAACTCCATGGACAATGGACTCCTTAGATTCGATCATGTGCGAATTCCAAGAGATCAAATGCTTATGAG GGTTCTGCAGGTTACAAGGGAAGGGAAGGTCGTGCAGTCTAATGTGCCACGACAGCTGATTTATGGGACAATGGTGTATGTCCGCCAAACTATTGTAGCTGATGCTTCCTGTGCTTTGTCACGGGCGGTTTGTATTGCTACAAGATATAGTGCTGTTCGTAGGCAATTTGGGTCACAGAATGGTGGTCCTGAGACCCAG GTGATTGACTATAAAACTCAGCAAAGCAGACTTTTCCCCTTGTTGGCTTCTGCCTATGCTTTCCGATTTGTTGGTGAATGGTTGAAATGGCTATATACGGATGTGACTCAAAGGTTGCaagcaaatgatttttcaacatTGCCAGAGGCTCATGCGTGCACTGCTGGTTTGAAATCTTTGACAACCTCTGCAACTGCT GATGCAATCGAAGAGTGTAGAAAACTATGTGGTGGTCATGGTTACCTGAGTAGCAGTGGTCTTCCTGAACTGTTTGCAGTTTATATTCCTGCCTGTACGTACGAAGGAGACAATACTGTACTGCTTTTACAG GTTGCGAGGTTTCTTATGAAGACTGTTTCTCAGTTGGGCTCTGGGAAACAGCCTGTTGGCTCAACAGCATACATGAGCCGGGCAGAACATCTCATGCAATGCCGTTGCAGTGCTCAAAGAG TTGAGGATTGGTTGAAGCCCAATGTAGTTTTGGAGGCATTTGAAGCAAGGGCCTTGAGGATGTCAGTTGCCTGTGCGCAGAATCTTGGCAAATTCTCGAATCCAGAAGAAG GTTTTGCAGAACTGTCTGCTGATTTGGTTGAGGCAGCTACTGCTCATTGCCAATTAATTGTCGTTTCCAA ATTCATTGAGAAATTACAGCAAGATATACCTGGAAAGGGGGTAAAGCAACAATTGCAGACACTTTGCAGTGTTTATGCGCTGCATCTTCTCCACAAGCATCAGGGAGATTTTCTGTCCACCGGTTGCGTCACTCCAAAACAAGCTGCCTTGGCCAATGAACAACTCAGATCTCTTTATTCTCAG GTTCGTCCGAATGCAATTGCACTTGTCGATGCATTTAACTACACCGACCATTACCTTGGCTCTGTTCTTGGCCGCTATGATGGGAACGTGTATCCGAAGCTGTATGAGGAAGCGTGGAAGGATCCTCTAAATGACTCTGTCGTGCCTGATGGCTACCATGAGTACATCCGCCCCGTGCTAAAACAACAGCTTCGCAATGCAAGACTCTAA